A window of Costertonia aggregata contains these coding sequences:
- a CDS encoding MgtC/SapB family protein → MDSVAAVLLLLNDSTEGFGQVPHWDFDKHFLFKIGLAALAGLLIGLEREYKNKDAGLKTNMLVSIGACAFVLLSLQFHGQDDTDLSRVLSQVVTGIGFLGAGVILKEGGSVKGLTTAATVWCSAAAGCIAAFYLITELLSLTGFVVIVNIIFGVVDSKVSSN, encoded by the coding sequence ATGGATTCGGTAGCGGCAGTATTGCTATTGTTAAATGACTCGACCGAAGGATTCGGGCAGGTCCCGCATTGGGATTTCGACAAGCATTTTTTGTTTAAAATAGGTCTTGCGGCCCTTGCCGGACTATTGATCGGCCTAGAACGAGAATATAAAAATAAGGACGCGGGCTTAAAAACTAATATGTTGGTCTCCATCGGTGCCTGTGCTTTCGTATTGCTGTCCTTGCAATTTCACGGTCAAGATGATACCGATTTAAGTCGCGTGTTGAGCCAAGTCGTGACCGGTATCGGTTTTTTAGGGGCAGGAGTAATTCTCAAGGAAGGTGGCAGCGTAAAGGGTCTGACTACCGCGGCGACGGTGTGGTGCAGTGCGGCGGCCGGTTGCATTGCGGCCTTTTATTTAATAACGGAATTATTATCATTGACAGGTTTTGTGGTAATCGTAAACATCATTTTTGGAGTCGTAGATAGTAAGGTAAGTTCGAATTAA